The Pseudomonas sp. MPC6 nucleotide sequence CGGCAGCAACAGCATGCGGATAAGACGCATGGGAGTCCTCTTGATATTCGTGGGAGTGCGGGTGGCGCCTCGTTGCGCCATCCCTTCAAATCAAATCAGTCACGCACCGGGCCGGGGGCCAGGACTTCACGGGAACCGTTGGTGTTCATCGACGTCACGACCCCGGCCATTTCCATGGCTTCGATCATGCGCGCGGCGCGGTTGTAGCCGATTTTCAACTTGCGCTGAACCGCGGAGATGGAGGCGCGACGGCTTTCCAGGACGAATTGCACGGCTTCGTCATACAGCGCATCGGTTTCCGGATCATCGTCGCCACCGCTGCTGCCGCCGTCGAAACCGCTGCCCGGCTCTTCGACACCGGCGAGAATCTCGTCGTTGTATTCCGGCGCGCCGCGCAGTTTCCAGGCTTCAACCACCCGGTGCACCTCGTCATCGGAGACGAAGGCACCGTGGACACGGATCGGCAGGCTGGTGCCCGGCGGCATGTACAGCATGTCACCGTGGCCCAGCAGTTGTTCGGCGCCACCCTGGTCGATGATGGTCCGCGAATCGATCTTGCTCGACACCTGGAACGCCATGCGCGTCGGAATGTTCGCCTTGATCAGGCCGGTGATCACGTCGACCGACGGACGCTGGGTCGCGAGGATCAAGTGGATACCGGCCGCCCGGGCTTTCTGGGCGATACGGGCGATCAGTTCTTCGACCTTCTTGCCGACGATCATCATCATGTCGGCGAATTCGTCGACGACCACGACAATGGTCGGCAGCTTGACCAGCAGCGGCGCTTCGTCGTGGATGCTTTCGCGCTTGAACAACGGATCGGTCAGGGGCTCGCCGGCATCCTGGGCTTCCTTGACCTTGGCATTGAAGCCCGACAGGTTACGCACGCCCATCTTCGCCATCAGTTTGTAGCGACGCTCCATCTCCGCCACGCTCCAGCGCAGGGCGTTGGCCGCGTCTTTCATGTCGGTCACCACCGGGCACAGCAGGTGCGGAATGCCTTCGTAGATCGACAGTTCGAGCATTTTCGGGTCGATCATGATCAGCTTGGCGTCTTCCGGGCCGGACTTGAACAGGATCGACAGGATCATCGCGTTCACACCCACCGACTTACCGGAACCGGTGGTACCGGCCACCAGCAAGTGCGGCATTTTCGCCAGGTCGGTGATGACCGGCTTGCCGCCGATATCGTGACCCAGGGCCAGGGTGACCGGCGACTTGAAGTTGTCGTACTCGGGGGTCGACAGCACTTCGGAGAAGCGCACGATCTGCCGGTCTTCGTTCGGGATCTCGATACCGACCGTGGTCTTGCCCGGGATCACTTCCACCACGCGCACGCTGGTCACGGCCAGGGAACGGGCCAGGTCTTTCGCCAGGTTGGAGATGCGGCTGACCTTTACGCCTGCCGCGGGCTGGATCTCGTAACGGGTAATGACCGGGCCCGGGTGAATCGAATCCACCGAGACTTCGACGCCGAATTCCTTGAGCTTGATTTCCAGCAAGTGGCCTACCGCAGCCAGGGATTCGGGCGAGTAATTGAGTTGTTTCTTTTCCGCGGGGTCGAGAATCGAGATTGGCGGCAAGGTGCCCTCGACGGCGCTGTCGACGAACAACGGCGCCTGCTTCTCTTTCTCCACGCGTTTGCTCGGCGCCGCGGGTTTCGGCGGCGCCGGCGCGATCACTGGCGGCACCTGCTTCTCGCGGTCCGACATGTGCTTGCTCAAGGCTTGCTCGCGCTCGATCAGGCGCTCCTTGACCTTGGCCTGCTCGCGCTTGTCGGTGACGCTCGGCGCCACCACGTCATGCACGCGTTCATCGACTTCACGCAATTGCGCAACCAGCTGCTTGCGTTCGACACGGGCGGCCCACCAGCGATTGGCCGCGCCCTGGACCAGCTCGAGCAGGTCCAGCGTGATCTTGCCGGTGACGTCCATCACCTTGAACCACGACAGGTCGGTGAACACCGTCAGGCCGAACAGGAACAGCGCGATGAACAGCAAGGTGCTGCCCTGGATGTTCAGGGCGTTCCTGGCCAGATCGCCGAGGCTTTCCCCCAAGGCGCCGCCAGCGCCGGCCGGCAGGCCGGTCGCCGCGTGGAAATGGATATGCGCCAGGGCTGCCCCCGACAATACCAGGAACACCAGGCCGATCAGGCGCCAGGAGAACAGCCAGCCGCTCCATTCCCAGGGTTCGTGGCGCTGACGGAAGATCTGCCAGGCCTTGACCGCCAGCAGCAGCGGGAAGATGTAGGCGAAGTAACCCAGCACCATGAACAGGATGTCGGCGCTGTAGGAACCGGCCGGGCCGCCGAAGTTCTGCACGTCGTCGATCTTGCTGTTGTGGCTCCAGCCCGGATCGTCCTTGCCATAGGTCAGCAAGGCCATCATCAGGAACAGGCACAGGGCACCGACGGCGATCAACGCACCTTCCTTGAGTCGGTAGTGCAATTGCTGGCGCCAGAGCGGAACGACGGCTGGTTTAGGTGCTGCGGTGGATTTCTTCAAAACGCTTCTTTTCCTGCGCCCGTGGCGCGTCCATCTGTTGAATGACTATAAAAAACTGCCCGATCCAGGCAGGTAAAAAAGTTAACAGGCGCAACTGGGACTACTTTTAACACTGCGCCCCGGTTTTTATAAACACGGCGCGCAATGCTTAATTTGTTACAAGCACGCCGACAGCAGGCATTGTACGGGTTTGTTCGTCCGATGCCATGCTTGCAGTCCCGGGTGTAGCATAGTCAACGGGACTTGCATGCAGTTCAATTTGAGCATGCATTCTCTTTCGTGACAAAGGCTTATGAGGTGTTTTTATGAGCGAAGCGAAGCATTCCCGCCTGATCATTCTGGGTTCCGGCCCTGCCGGTTACAGCGCAGCCGTTTATGCCGCTCGCGCCAACCTCAAACCCGTGGTCATTACCGGCATACAGGCAGGTGGCCAGCTCACCACCACTGTCGAAGTCGACAACTGGCCCGGCGACGTCGAAGGACTCACCGGCCCGGTGCTGATGGAACGCATGCAAAAACACGCCGAGCGCTTTGACACAGAGATTGTTTACGACCACATCCACACGGCCAAGTTGCAACAGCGCCCGTTCCAGCTCACCGGCGACAGCGGTACGTACACCTG carries:
- the ftsK gene encoding DNA translocase FtsK, which codes for MKKSTAAPKPAVVPLWRQQLHYRLKEGALIAVGALCLFLMMALLTYGKDDPGWSHNSKIDDVQNFGGPAGSYSADILFMVLGYFAYIFPLLLAVKAWQIFRQRHEPWEWSGWLFSWRLIGLVFLVLSGAALAHIHFHAATGLPAGAGGALGESLGDLARNALNIQGSTLLFIALFLFGLTVFTDLSWFKVMDVTGKITLDLLELVQGAANRWWAARVERKQLVAQLREVDERVHDVVAPSVTDKREQAKVKERLIEREQALSKHMSDREKQVPPVIAPAPPKPAAPSKRVEKEKQAPLFVDSAVEGTLPPISILDPAEKKQLNYSPESLAAVGHLLEIKLKEFGVEVSVDSIHPGPVITRYEIQPAAGVKVSRISNLAKDLARSLAVTSVRVVEVIPGKTTVGIEIPNEDRQIVRFSEVLSTPEYDNFKSPVTLALGHDIGGKPVITDLAKMPHLLVAGTTGSGKSVGVNAMILSILFKSGPEDAKLIMIDPKMLELSIYEGIPHLLCPVVTDMKDAANALRWSVAEMERRYKLMAKMGVRNLSGFNAKVKEAQDAGEPLTDPLFKRESIHDEAPLLVKLPTIVVVVDEFADMMMIVGKKVEELIARIAQKARAAGIHLILATQRPSVDVITGLIKANIPTRMAFQVSSKIDSRTIIDQGGAEQLLGHGDMLYMPPGTSLPIRVHGAFVSDDEVHRVVEAWKLRGAPEYNDEILAGVEEPGSGFDGGSSGGDDDPETDALYDEAVQFVLESRRASISAVQRKLKIGYNRAARMIEAMEMAGVVTSMNTNGSREVLAPGPVRD